In Streptantibioticus cattleyicolor NRRL 8057 = DSM 46488, a genomic segment contains:
- a CDS encoding ABC transporter ATP-binding protein, whose translation MSDVLELVDVSVVRDGRALVERVSWSVAEGERWVILGPNGAGKTTLLNVASSYLFPTTGTAVVLGEKLGSVDVFDLRPRIGMAGIAMAEKMPRRQTVLETVLTAAYGMTAHWREKYDTSDEHRARLILDRLGMAEYADRRFGTLSEGERKRTLIARAIMTDPELLLLDEPAAGLDLGGREDLVRRLGRLARDPIAPAMIMVTHHVEEIAPGFTHVLMIRQGKVVAAGPIDLELTSRNLSHCFGLPLVVERRGDRWTAQGLPLV comes from the coding sequence ATGAGCGATGTACTGGAGCTGGTGGACGTATCCGTGGTCCGCGACGGCCGGGCTCTGGTCGAGCGGGTCTCCTGGTCGGTCGCCGAGGGTGAGCGCTGGGTGATCCTCGGCCCCAACGGCGCCGGCAAGACCACGCTGCTCAACGTCGCCTCCAGCTACCTCTTCCCGACCACCGGCACCGCCGTCGTCCTCGGTGAGAAGCTGGGCAGCGTCGACGTGTTCGACCTGCGCCCGCGCATCGGCATGGCCGGCATCGCCATGGCCGAGAAGATGCCGCGCCGGCAGACCGTGCTGGAGACCGTGCTCACCGCCGCCTACGGCATGACCGCCCACTGGCGGGAGAAGTACGACACCTCCGACGAGCACCGCGCCCGGCTGATCCTGGACCGGCTCGGCATGGCCGAGTACGCCGACCGCCGCTTCGGCACCCTCTCCGAGGGCGAACGCAAGCGCACCCTGATCGCCCGCGCCATCATGACCGACCCCGAACTGCTCCTGCTGGACGAGCCGGCGGCCGGCCTCGACCTCGGCGGACGCGAGGACCTGGTGCGCCGCCTCGGCCGCCTCGCCCGCGACCCCATCGCCCCGGCCATGATCATGGTCACCCACCACGTCGAGGAGATCGCCCCCGGCTTCACCCACGTCCTGATGATCCGTCAGGGCAAGGTGGTCGCCGCCGGCCCCATCGACCTGGAACTGACCTCCCGCAACCTCTCCCACTGCTTCGGCCTGCCGCTCGTCGTGGAACGCCGCGGCGACCGCTGGACCGCGCAGGGCCTGCCCCTGGTCTGA
- a CDS encoding chaplin, producing MNTAKKAALVLVAAGFAAGTTAGNAFAHEEEHHHVHHHHYYSSHRTKVESGSIAKGAAVNSPGVISGNVVQVPIDIPINACGLTVDIIGILNPAFGNNCVNGPIVREEDRERGYDHVSEHHERGGYGHGRGGWDD from the coding sequence ATGAACACTGCCAAGAAGGCCGCCCTGGTCCTCGTTGCGGCCGGGTTCGCGGCGGGCACCACCGCCGGCAACGCCTTCGCGCACGAAGAGGAACACCACCACGTCCACCACCACCACTACTACAGCAGCCACCGCACCAAGGTGGAGAGCGGCTCCATCGCCAAGGGCGCGGCGGTCAACTCCCCGGGCGTGATCTCCGGCAACGTCGTCCAGGTCCCGATCGACATCCCGATCAACGCCTGCGGCCTGACCGTGGACATCATCGGCATCCTCAACCCGGCGTTCGGCAACAACTGCGTCAACGGCCCGATCGTCCGCGAAGAGGACCGCGAGCGCGGTTACGACCACGTGAGCGAGCACCACGAGCGCGGTGGATACGGGCACGGCCGTGGCGGCTGGGACGACTGA
- a CDS encoding chaplin, whose amino-acid sequence MKNLKKALVVTALSAGIAAAGAGVASAHDADARGKAVQSPGVASGNTVQVPVHVPVNVCGDSISVVGILNPAFGNVCHND is encoded by the coding sequence GTGAAGAACCTGAAGAAGGCCCTCGTCGTCACCGCCCTGTCGGCCGGTATCGCCGCCGCCGGTGCCGGCGTGGCCTCCGCCCACGACGCCGACGCGCGGGGCAAGGCCGTGCAGTCGCCGGGCGTCGCCTCGGGCAACACCGTGCAGGTGCCGGTCCACGTGCCGGTCAACGTCTGCGGCGACAGCATCAGCGTCGTCGGCATCCTCAACCCCGCCTTCGGCAACGTCTGCCACAACGACTGA
- a CDS encoding response regulator, with amino-acid sequence MAEGHKIRVLLVDDHQVVRRGLRTFLEVQDDIEVAGEASDGDEGVRLAQELRPDVVLMDVKMPGTDGITALRKLRELGSASRVLVVTSFTEQRTVVPAMRAGAAGYVYKDVDPDALAGAIRSVHAGHVVLQPEVAEALLTREETGGGTGRGGALTDREREVLGLIADGRSNREIARALVLSEKTVKTHVSNILMKLDLADRTQAALWAVRHGVGG; translated from the coding sequence GTGGCTGAGGGACACAAGATCCGGGTGCTGCTGGTCGACGACCACCAGGTGGTCCGCCGCGGCCTGCGGACGTTCCTGGAGGTCCAGGACGACATCGAGGTGGCCGGCGAGGCGTCGGACGGCGACGAAGGGGTGCGCCTGGCCCAGGAGTTGCGCCCCGACGTCGTCCTGATGGACGTCAAGATGCCCGGCACCGACGGCATCACGGCGCTGCGCAAGCTGCGGGAGCTGGGCAGCGCGTCGCGGGTGCTGGTGGTCACCAGCTTCACCGAGCAGCGCACCGTGGTCCCGGCGATGCGGGCCGGGGCCGCCGGGTACGTCTACAAGGACGTCGACCCCGACGCGCTGGCCGGGGCGATCCGTTCGGTCCACGCCGGCCACGTCGTCCTCCAGCCCGAGGTGGCCGAGGCGTTGCTGACCCGGGAGGAGACCGGCGGCGGCACCGGCCGCGGCGGCGCCCTCACCGACCGCGAGCGCGAGGTGCTCGGCCTCATCGCCGACGGCCGCTCCAACCGGGAGATCGCCCGCGCCCTGGTGCTCTCCGAGAAGACCGTCAAGACCCACGTCTCCAACATCCTCATGAAGCTCGACCTGGCCGACCGCACCCAGGCCGCGCTGTGGGCGGTACGCCACGGGGTCGGCGGCTGA
- a CDS encoding GAF domain-containing sensor histidine kinase yields MSNGSHPAPPGAYSGRAGIEAVSAAVLAMSRHLEVREVLQTIVASARRLLDVRYAALGVPDDHGGFAQFVVDGVSDEQWKAIGPLPRQHGILAVMLQEATTQRLADVRRDPRFGGWPAAHPELADFLGVPIVDGDEVLGAIFLANKNCPAPGGGCAFDEEDEAVLRILAAHAAIALTNARLYERGRELTIAAERARIAHELHDAVNQKLFSLRLTAQAAAALVDRDPARAKEEMRQVARLAAEATDELRDVVVELRPAALEEHGLVATLRTQAQVLGRAHPATIAFTSRGVRALPPAQEEAVLRVFQEALHNALRHADATTVEVLLEGHGKGARLRISDDGRGFDPSAVRRAGRHLGLVSMRDRAAGVGGGLVVESEPGKGTVVEMEVPGG; encoded by the coding sequence GTGCGCGAGGTCCTCCAGACCATCGTCGCCTCCGCCCGCCGGCTGCTCGACGTGCGCTACGCGGCACTCGGCGTCCCCGACGACCACGGGGGCTTCGCGCAGTTCGTGGTCGACGGCGTCAGCGACGAGCAGTGGAAGGCGATCGGCCCGCTGCCCCGGCAGCACGGCATCCTCGCGGTGATGCTCCAGGAGGCCACCACGCAGCGCCTCGCCGACGTCCGCCGCGACCCCCGCTTCGGCGGCTGGCCCGCCGCCCACCCCGAGCTGGCCGACTTCCTCGGCGTGCCCATCGTCGACGGCGACGAGGTGCTCGGCGCGATCTTCCTGGCCAACAAGAACTGCCCGGCGCCCGGCGGCGGCTGCGCCTTCGACGAGGAGGACGAGGCGGTGCTGCGCATCCTCGCCGCCCACGCCGCCATCGCCCTGACCAACGCCCGGCTCTACGAACGCGGCCGGGAGCTGACCATCGCCGCCGAACGGGCCCGTATCGCCCACGAGTTGCACGACGCGGTCAACCAGAAGCTCTTCTCGCTGCGGCTCACCGCCCAGGCCGCCGCCGCCCTCGTCGACCGCGACCCGGCCCGCGCCAAGGAGGAGATGCGCCAGGTGGCCCGGCTCGCCGCCGAGGCCACCGACGAACTGCGGGACGTGGTCGTCGAGTTGCGCCCGGCCGCCCTGGAGGAGCACGGCCTGGTGGCCACCTTGCGCACCCAGGCCCAGGTGCTCGGCCGCGCCCACCCCGCCACCATCGCCTTCACCTCCCGCGGGGTACGGGCGCTGCCGCCGGCCCAGGAGGAGGCGGTGCTGCGGGTCTTCCAGGAGGCGCTGCACAACGCGCTGCGGCACGCCGACGCCACCACCGTCGAGGTGCTGCTCGAAGGCCACGGCAAGGGCGCCCGCCTGCGGATATCCGACGACGGCCGGGGCTTCGACCCCTCGGCGGTGCGCCGGGCCGGCCGCCACCTGGGCCTGGTGTCCATGCGCGACCGGGCGGCCGGGGTGGGCGGCGGCCTCGTCGTGGAGTCCGAGCCCGGCAAGGGCACCGTCGTCGAAATGGAGGTGCCCGGTGGCTGA